Proteins found in one Quercus robur chromosome 2, dhQueRobu3.1, whole genome shotgun sequence genomic segment:
- the LOC126714419 gene encoding protein SPIRAL1-like 2, which produces MGRGRGVSNGGGQSSLGYLFGSGETTSNAQPAQKSQNEGPEVNNVPSQKTTAAASQPIDKPIPAGVPGHLTNNYFRADGQNCGNFITDRPSTKVHAAPGGGSSLGYLFGGGEN; this is translated from the exons atgggacGTGGACGTGGTGTTAGCAATGGTGGTGGACAGAGTTCTTTGGGTTACCTATTTGGAAGTGGAGAGACCACTAGCAATGCCCAACCTGCTCAGAAGAGTCAGAACGAAGGGCCAGAAGTAAACAATGTTCCTTCTCAGAAGACTACTGCTGCTGCTTCTCAACCAATTGATAAGCCTATTCCAGCAGGTGTTCCAGGGCATCTTACAAACAATTACTTCCGGGCAGATGGGCAGAATTGTGGCAACTTTATCACG GATCGACCATCTACCAAAGTTCACGCTGCCCCTGGTGGTGGATCTTCCCTTGGTTATCTCTTTGGTGGCGGTGAGAACTGA